In Mercurialis annua linkage group LG6, ddMerAnnu1.2, whole genome shotgun sequence, the following are encoded in one genomic region:
- the LOC126685727 gene encoding sucrose synthase 3 has product MAPKLARIPSMRDRVEDTLSAHRNVLVSLLCRYVEQGKGILQPHTLIDEFDNVVTDEETHQTLKEGPFGEVLKSAQEAIVLPPFVAIAIRPRPGVWEYVRVNVHDLSVEQLDVSQYLKFKEELVDGPSNDRYVLELDFEPFNAGIPRPHRSSSIGNGVQFLNRHLSSIMFRNKDCLEPLHDFLRAHKYKGHALMLNDRIHNISGLQFALAKAEEHISKLPPDAPYSEFEYKLQGLGLERGWGDTASRVLEMMHLLSDILQAPDPSNLETFLGRVPMVFNVVILSPHGYFGQANVLGLPDTGGQVVYILDQVRALENEMLLRIQKQGLDFKPRILIVTRLIPDAKGTTCNQRLERVSGTEYTHILRVPFRSDKGILRKWISRFDVWPYLETFAEDVASEIIAELQAVPDFIIGNYSDGNLVASLLAYKMGVTQCTIAHALEKSKYPDSDIYWKKFDEKYHFSCQFTADILAMNNADFIITSTYQEIAGTKNTVGQYENHTAFTLPGLYRVVHGIDVFDPKFNIVSPGADMSIYFPYSEKQKRLTSLHGSIEKMLYDPEQTEEWIGTLNDKSKPMIFSMARLDQVKNITGLVEMYSKNTKLRELVNLVVVAGYIDVKKSKDREEIAEIEKMHDFMKKYKLEGQFRWITAQTNRARNGELYRYIADTRGAFVQPAFYEAFGLTVVEAMTSGLPTFATCHGGPAEIIEDGISGYHIDPYHPDKAGAIMADFFGKCKDDPSYWDKISDSGLQRIYERYTWKIYSERLLTLAGVYGFWKYVSKLERLETRRYLEMFYILKFRDLVKTVPLSIDEN; this is encoded by the exons ATGGCTCCCAAGTTAGCTCGAATCCCTAGCATGAGAGATCGCGTGGAAGACACTCTCTCTGCTCATCGAAACGTTCTCGTTTCTCTTCTGTGCAG GTATGTGGAGCAAGGAAAAGGAATACTGCAACCGCATACTTTGATCGATGAGTTTGATAATGTTGTCACCGATGAGGAAACTCATCAGACGCTTAAAGAAGGTCCGTTCGGTGAAGTACTTAAATCTGCTCAG GAAGCTATAGTTCTGCCTCCATTTGTGGCGATAGCCATTCGTCCAAGACCTGGTGTTTGGGAATATGTTCGTGTGAATGTTCATGACCTCAGTGTGGAACAACTGGATGTCTCTCAATACCTAAAATTTAAAGAGGAACTAGTTGATGGACC GTCTAATGATCGATATGTACTTGAGCTTGATTTTGAACCATTCAATGCTGGTATTCCTCGCCCACACCGGTCTTCATCTATTGGCAATGGTGTTCAGTTCCTCAATCGCCATCTTTCGTCCATCATGTTCCGCAACAAGGACTGTTTGGAACCTTTACACGATTTTCTTCGAGCACACAAATATAAAGGACAT GCCTTGATGTTGAATGATCGGATCCATAATATATCTGGACTTCAGTTTGCGCTTGCTAAGGCAGAAGAACATATTTCTAAGCTTCCACCTGATGCGCCATATTCGGAATTTGAATATAA GTTACAAGGATTGGGTTTGGAGAGAGGTTGGGGAGACACTGCTTCACGGGTTTTGGAGATGATGCATCTTCTCTCGGACATCCTGCAGGCTCCTGATCCCTCTAATCTAGAGACGTTCCTTGGGAGGGTACCAATGGTGTTTAATGTTGTGATTTTGTCTCCACATGGGTACTTTGGCCAAGCAAATGTGTTAGGATTACCTGACACTGGTGGACAG GTTGTTTATATACTGGATCAAGTGCGTGCTCTGGAGAATGAAATGCTTCTTAGAATACAGAAGCAAGGCCTGGATTTTAAGCCCAGGATTTTGATT GTCACCAGATTAATACCTGATGCGAAAGGGACCACATGCAACCAGCGGTTGGAAAGAGTTAGTGGAACAGAATACACACATATTCTGCGAGTTCCTTTTAGATCAGATAAAGGAATTCTTCGAAAATGGATCTCAAGATTTGATGTTTGGCCGTACCTGGAAACCTTTGCTGAG GACGTGGCAAGTGAAATTATTGCAGAGCTGCAGGCCGTTCCTGATTTTATTATAGGGAACTACAGTGACGGGAACCTCGTTGCTTCTTTGTTGGCTTATAAAATGGGGGTTACACAG TGCACCATTGCGCATGCCTTGGAGAAATCCAAGTATCCAGATTCAGATATATATTGGAAAAAGTTTGATGAGAAATATCACTTTTCATGTCAGTTCACTGCTGATATCTTAGCCATGAACAATGCAGATTTTATCATCACCAGTACCTACCAAGAGATAGCAGGAAC GAAGAATACTGTTGGTCAGTATGAGAACCACACTGCTTTCACTCTTCCAGGGCTATATCGAGTTGTCCATGGCATTGATGTTTTTGACCCAAAGTTCAACATTGTCTCTCCTGGAGCGGATATGTCCATTTATTTCCCGTATTCTGAAAAGCAAAAAAGACTTACGTCATTACACGGTTCAATAGAAAAGATGTTATATGATCCTGAGCAGACCGAGGAGTGGAT TGGAACATTAAACGATAAGTCAAAACCCATGATCTTTTCCATGGCAAGGCTGGACCAGGTGAAAAACATAACTGGATTGGTGGAGATGTATAGTAAGAATACCAAACTGAGGGAGCTGGTAAACCTTGTTGTGGTAGCTGGATATATTGATGTTAAGAAATCGAAGGACAGGGAAGAAATAGCTGAAATTGAGAAGATGCATGACtttatgaaaaaatacaaactggAAGGGCAATTTCGATGGATAACAGCCCAAACCAATCGAGCACGTAATGGTGAGCTCTACCGCTATATAGCTGATACAAGAGGAGCTTTTGTGCAG CCTGCGTTTTATGAAGCTTTTGGACTGACAGTTGTGGAGGCCATGACTTCCGGGCTTCCGACATTCGCCACTTGCCACGGTGGTCCAGCAGAGATTATTGAGGATGGTATTTCCGGATACCACATTGATCCGTACCACCCTGATAAGGCAGGTGCAATTATGGCAGATTTCTTCGGAAAGTGCAAAGATGATCCAAGCTATTGGGATAAAATCTCTGATTCAGGGCTCCAGAGGATTTATGAAAG ATACACATGGAAGATTTACTCTGAGAGGCTGTTGACATTGGCTGGGGTATATGGTTTCTGGAAGTATGTGTCCAAACTCGAGAGGCTTGAAACTCGGAGATATCTCGAGATGTTCTACATTCTCAAGTTCCGTGATTTG GTGAAAACCGTTCCTTTGTCAATTGACGAAAATTAA
- the LOC126686985 gene encoding exopolygalacturonase-like — MARIGRRNVIFAILILVLLACVVASMASKNDKKDGDGKNGKNGKNGNKGGGNDGKNGGKGGGNDGKNGGKGGGKNGDDGGSGGGAGGDDGSGGAAGGATGGVAAGGGAASGGAAAGAGGGGSVFDVTKFGAKADDKSDSSTSFIKTWRAACDSGAAGAKMLIPKGNYVAGPMVFEGPCKGKITFELQGIVKATTDLSQYSDPNWISFERIDGLTMLGGGTFDGQGAASWKYNKGGGGTLPDQLKFFRVDNSDISGITSLNSKYFHYHVVSCTSINFHDLKITAPGDSPNTDGMHISLSKGISLTNSAIGTGDDCVSIGQGATNVKVSKVTCGPGHGFSVGSLGKVKNEADVTGISVSDCTLTGTTNGARIKTYAGSSPSAANNIIFNNLVMNNVQNPIIIDQFYGSSSKQPSQVKLSDIHFTNIKGTSATPEAVTLKCSSAAPCAQVELTNINLTHGGGAGKASCSNAKVVGKASTVSCAT, encoded by the exons ATGGCCAGGATAGGTCGCAGGAATGTAATTTTTGCTATACTTATATTAGTTTTGCTAGCTTGTGTGGTAGCTAGTATGGCAAGTAAGAATGACAAAAAAGATGGAGATGGCAAAAATGGTAAAAATGGTAAAAATGGTAATAAGGGAGGTGGTAATGACGGTAAAAATGGTGGTAAGGGAGGTGGTAATGACGGTAAAAATGGTGGTAAGGGAGGTGGTAAGAACGGAGATGATGGTGGCAGTGGAGGTGGTGCTGGAGGAGATGATGGCAGTGGAGGTGCTGCTGGAGGTGCTACGGGTGGAGTTGCTGCGGGAGGAGGTGCTGCTAGTGGAGGTGCTGCTGCAGGTGCTGGTGGTGGTGGTTCTGTCTTTGACGTTACAAAATTTGGTGCCAAAGCCGACGATAAGTCAGATAGTTCAACT TCATTTATAAAAACATGGAGGGCTGCATGCGATTCAGGAGCTGCGGGGGCGAAGATGCTTATCCCAAAAGGGAATTACGTGGCGGGGCCGATGGTTTTTGAAGGACCATGCAAGGGCAAAATTACTTTTGAGTTGCAAGGAATTGTAAAAGCTACAACTGATCTCAGCCAATACTCGGATCCAAACTGGATTTCATTTGAAAGAATCGACGGTCTAACCATGCTCGGTGGTGGCACATTCGACGGCCAAGGAGCTGCTTCTTGGAAGTACAATAAGGGTGGCGGTGGCACTCTTCCCGAT CAACTGAAGTTTTTTAGAGTGGATAACTCTGATATATCTGGGATTACATCTCTCAATAGCAAATATTTTCACTATCATGTTGTATCCTGCACCAGCATTAACTTCCACGACCTCAAAATTACTGCTCCTGGTGACAGCCCTAACACCGATGGCATGCATATTAGTCTTTCTAAGGGCATCTCGCTTACCAACTCTGCTATTGGTACCGGTGATGATTGTGTCTCTATTGGACAAGGCGCCACTAATGTTAAAGTTAGCAAAGTTACCTGTGGCCCTGGACATGGCTTTAG TGTTGGAAGTCTTGGGAAGGTAAAAAATGAGGCAGATGTGACCGGAATCAGTGTGAGCGACTGTACCCTCACAGGCACAACTAATGGAGCTAGAATCAAAACATATGCTGGATCATCGCCCAGTGCCGCTAATAACATCATTTTTAACAATCTTGTTATGAATAATGTACAAAACCCTATAATCATTGATCAATTTTATGGTTCTAGCAGCAAGCAG CCATCGCAGGTGAAGCTGAGCGACATTCATTTCACGAACATTAAGGGGACTTCCGCTACACCGGAAGCAGTGACCTTAAAGTGCAGTTCAGCTGCTCCTTGTGCTCAAGTTGAACTTACTAACATTAATTTAACCCATGGAGGCGGCGCTGGGAAAGCTTCATGTTCAAATGCAAAGGTTGTAGGAAAAGCTAGTACAGTGTCTTGCGCTACTTAG